A single region of the Pirellulaceae bacterium genome encodes:
- a CDS encoding PEP-CTERM sorting domain-containing protein yields MKLLTCALFASLYFVCQTSLLTAGMIDITRPGDAIQLVSGVNQSDGADGPPPAGEVVSHAIDDIGQKYLNFLDLNSGFSVTPTNNQLTVTGLRLYTANDAVPRDPASYQLFGSMDTIAGPWSAISSGNLELPDGRNAGGGAVVIPPTGNPAAFHQEILFDNDIAWDHYQLIFPTLKDAEAANSMQIAEVELLTVPEPATATLAAFALLGLIAYRRRR; encoded by the coding sequence ATGAAGCTTTTAACATGTGCGCTGTTTGCGAGTTTGTACTTCGTGTGCCAAACTTCGCTCCTCACAGCGGGTATGATCGACATCACCCGTCCCGGTGATGCGATTCAGCTCGTAAGTGGTGTAAATCAAAGTGATGGGGCTGATGGGCCACCGCCGGCTGGCGAAGTGGTTTCCCATGCCATCGACGACATCGGTCAGAAGTACCTGAACTTCCTTGACCTGAACTCAGGTTTCTCCGTAACTCCAACCAACAATCAGCTCACCGTAACTGGTCTGCGTTTGTACACTGCGAATGATGCAGTGCCGCGTGACCCTGCAAGTTACCAATTGTTCGGTTCGATGGACACGATCGCGGGTCCTTGGAGTGCAATTTCTTCGGGTAACTTAGAACTTCCCGACGGCCGAAACGCCGGTGGCGGTGCTGTTGTTATTCCTCCGACAGGAAATCCAGCTGCCTTCCATCAAGAAATCCTTTTCGATAACGATATCGCTTGGGATCACTATCAACTCATCTTCCCAACCTTGAAGGATGCGGAAGCCGCCAACAGCATGCAGATCGCAGAAGTTGAACTTCTCACGGTACCCGAGCCGGCCACTGCCACGCTCGCTGCCTTTGCTCTGCTTGGCCTGATCGCCTACCGTCGACGTCGATAA
- a CDS encoding DUF885 domain-containing protein codes for MQTIILFAIVSVTSFPSADSQFQSLAASYVRQFPALSPVTATVLGDHRFDGKLDEVSPAARQRAVDLYREFLIRLNKIEVAELSRPHQVDLALLRHELRAKLWRMEELQEWAWNPLVYTELSGRAIYGLMARDFAPVQERLLNVVSRLEQLPRMLQQVEGTLDARRVPRIHAETAIKQNRGVLSTINNLVVPLIDRLSAKDAVRLNQAIESARKAVHAHQEWLESELLPDASGDYRLGAVLYDKKLSFALHTPMTRQQLRKRAVAELSRVRREMYQIAQRAYLDKFPFTIFPAAPSEEYQQAMIRAALEMAYVDRPNAEEVLDTAKASLALTTEFVRKKDLLTIPPDPLEIIAMPEFQRGVSFAYCDSPGPLDVGLKTFYAVSPIPKDWNPQQIDSFLREYNVRSIHDLTVHEAMPGHFVQLAIANQYPGKLRSVLASGTFIEGWAVYAEQMMADEGLLDDDPLMKLIARKWYLRGIANAILDQSIHTDGISRDQAMRLMMEDTFQEEREAAAKWTRAQLTAAQLSTYFVGYLEHADLRREIEAKRQGQFQIKQYHDQVLSYGSPPVKFVRALMLDLPISQAPARIEEAN; via the coding sequence ATGCAAACCATCATTCTGTTCGCGATTGTTTCAGTTACTTCATTTCCCTCTGCGGACAGTCAATTTCAATCGCTGGCCGCATCTTACGTCCGGCAATTCCCGGCATTGAGTCCTGTCACCGCCACCGTGTTAGGGGATCATCGTTTTGACGGAAAGCTTGACGAGGTAAGCCCTGCCGCTCGTCAACGTGCGGTCGACCTCTATCGGGAATTTTTGATTCGACTGAACAAGATTGAGGTAGCTGAATTATCCCGACCGCATCAAGTTGACTTAGCGCTGCTTCGGCATGAACTACGGGCGAAGTTGTGGCGAATGGAGGAGCTCCAGGAATGGGCCTGGAATCCGTTGGTCTATACGGAATTGAGTGGTCGTGCGATCTATGGACTGATGGCGCGAGATTTTGCGCCCGTGCAAGAACGCTTGCTGAATGTGGTCTCGCGGTTAGAGCAGCTTCCGAGAATGTTGCAGCAGGTCGAAGGAACTTTGGACGCCCGTCGCGTCCCCCGCATTCATGCCGAGACGGCGATCAAGCAGAATCGTGGCGTACTGAGTACGATTAATAATCTTGTCGTTCCCCTGATCGACCGATTATCTGCCAAAGATGCTGTGCGGCTGAATCAAGCCATTGAATCCGCACGCAAGGCTGTGCATGCACATCAAGAGTGGCTTGAGTCGGAGCTGTTGCCAGATGCGAGTGGTGATTATCGATTAGGGGCCGTGCTTTACGATAAAAAACTGTCATTTGCGCTTCACACACCAATGACGAGGCAGCAGCTCCGAAAGCGGGCTGTTGCGGAATTGAGTCGTGTTCGCCGGGAAATGTACCAAATAGCGCAGCGGGCCTATCTTGATAAGTTTCCCTTCACGATCTTTCCCGCTGCGCCTTCAGAGGAATATCAGCAGGCGATGATTCGGGCTGCCTTGGAAATGGCGTATGTGGACCGTCCGAATGCCGAGGAGGTACTCGACACGGCGAAAGCATCATTGGCGTTGACGACCGAATTTGTGCGAAAAAAAGATCTGCTAACGATACCGCCTGATCCCCTCGAAATCATCGCGATGCCTGAATTTCAACGAGGCGTCTCATTCGCGTATTGTGATTCGCCGGGGCCCTTGGATGTGGGGCTGAAAACATTCTATGCGGTCTCGCCCATTCCCAAGGATTGGAATCCGCAGCAGATCGACTCATTCCTGCGAGAATACAATGTGAGATCGATTCATGACTTGACGGTGCATGAGGCGATGCCGGGCCACTTTGTGCAACTGGCGATTGCGAATCAGTATCCGGGTAAACTGCGATCCGTGCTTGCCTCTGGTACCTTTATTGAAGGGTGGGCCGTTTATGCCGAGCAGATGATGGCGGACGAAGGCTTGCTTGACGATGATCCGTTGATGAAGCTGATCGCCCGCAAATGGTATTTGCGGGGTATCGCGAATGCGATTCTCGATCAGTCGATTCACACAGATGGAATATCGCGTGATCAGGCGATGCGGTTGATGATGGAGGACACGTTTCAGGAAGAACGCGAGGCGGCGGCAAAATGGACGCGGGCACAACTTACCGCGGCGCAGCTGTCGACTTACTTCGTTGGTTATTTGGAGCATGCCGATTTGCGTCGTGAGATAGAGGCGAAACGGCAAGGTCAGTTTCAGATTAAGCAATACCACGATCAAGTTCTGTCTTATGGGTCTCCACCGGTCAAGTTCGTTCGCGCCTTGATGTTGGATCTTCCGATTTCTCAAGCTCCGGCGCGCATCGAAGAGGCCAATTGA
- a CDS encoding PQQ-binding-like beta-propeller repeat protein: MHLTSRLLFGSLLALAMMIGSRVAIASPFHQLNMKRGIVALIDLPAGGVNAVHDLLAKTELILYFQSNDSRQVMAVRSSADDKGLLGDRIFVAFETTPTIHLADNIADLLYVSETAAQRLSDDELLRVIHPNADIHDGERILTKPVPLGVDDWSHPYHGPDNNPNSTDQLVKGELRTQFLGFPKFSPMPEQTVIAGGRMYKAMGHIAHKANQNKSLNTLLCINAYNGTILWRRALPEGFMIHRNTMVATEDALYLGDNESCKVIDGETGDLRNEYVIGPEQADGPVWKWMAIRNGVLFGLVGNEEVKVDTKKSARRGLGHWPWGMWDGHDYENLKTAFGFGRTLVAIDLNTGKVRWQKNHAEFIDARSVCMSSQQIYYYCPTRFLGALAVETGDTLWRNKDKSLLDAIGVDGRAQHYITGYATTCYVKCNDRYLFFAGPQRERMVVASTDDGSLKWTYPVGNLQLVLRDDGVWAAGPEKTNSGFRFDYDTGEVLAKFPARRACTRATGCVDSIFYRASGGTVRVFTEENRAQHIDPMRPPCQDGVLVSNGMLYWGPWMCGCQLSLYGNIGLAAAGNLGKPETSGSLYADALVASGDVESLTRQVEPLASQRYDWPTLQGDNARSNRTTIAVPKSVTTSFQAKCSSGHLPTAPVVAGGLVFIADRSGTVRAFDLQGNEVWKTYVAGAVYFPPAIDHDRLYLGSADGRVYAFEAKTGRQLWSFRVAPADHWIAVYGKLISRWPVSGGVVVQDGVVYAAAGIAHYDGTYLVAVDAMTGRLKAANISSGSVQQEVNNGISLQGELTIVDGELRFLAGGVYETARYDLGTLACLNSPQKQVHSQFRTAFYPYYPSYGKFVSLDVMCQDGCSLTHDASYEGSQFSNLTLQEPLPPGVNKPRKEAARWIRNRGGQPPKTIWRDQANRRFTSFIVSNQQLLATGHSEAHPDQPFLVAIDIEDGSDIWLVPLPAEAVKGGTAIDQDGRIFVATEDGTLIHFSPES; this comes from the coding sequence ATGCATCTTACCAGCCGTCTGCTTTTTGGTTCTTTGTTGGCGCTCGCGATGATGATTGGTTCGCGTGTTGCGATCGCCTCGCCCTTCCACCAGCTTAACATGAAGCGGGGCATTGTTGCTCTGATTGATTTGCCAGCCGGCGGCGTCAACGCCGTGCACGATCTCTTGGCCAAGACCGAGCTGATTCTCTATTTTCAGTCGAATGATTCGCGGCAAGTCATGGCGGTGCGGAGCAGCGCAGATGATAAAGGGTTGCTCGGAGACAGAATCTTTGTTGCATTCGAAACAACGCCGACTATCCATCTGGCGGACAATATTGCCGACCTGCTCTACGTCTCGGAAACTGCGGCTCAGCGTTTGTCGGATGACGAATTGTTACGAGTAATTCATCCGAACGCGGATATTCACGATGGTGAACGTATCCTGACAAAGCCGGTGCCTTTGGGGGTCGATGACTGGTCGCATCCGTATCACGGTCCTGATAACAATCCAAACTCTACCGATCAATTGGTGAAAGGGGAATTGCGCACGCAATTTCTTGGTTTTCCAAAATTCAGTCCGATGCCTGAACAAACGGTTATCGCGGGGGGGCGGATGTACAAGGCGATGGGACACATCGCTCATAAGGCGAATCAAAATAAGTCGCTGAATACGTTACTTTGTATTAACGCTTATAACGGCACAATTCTTTGGCGACGAGCGTTACCTGAAGGTTTTATGATCCATCGAAACACGATGGTTGCAACCGAAGATGCGTTGTATTTGGGCGATAACGAATCATGCAAGGTAATTGACGGTGAAACGGGAGATTTGCGAAATGAATATGTGATCGGTCCCGAGCAGGCAGACGGTCCTGTTTGGAAATGGATGGCGATCCGGAATGGTGTCTTGTTTGGTTTAGTGGGCAACGAAGAAGTAAAAGTTGATACGAAAAAATCTGCGAGGAGAGGGTTGGGGCATTGGCCATGGGGGATGTGGGATGGGCATGACTACGAGAACCTAAAGACCGCGTTTGGCTTTGGGCGAACCCTGGTGGCGATCGACTTGAATACGGGAAAAGTCCGTTGGCAAAAAAATCATGCTGAATTTATCGACGCTCGGTCCGTTTGCATGTCCAGTCAACAGATTTATTATTATTGCCCTACTCGTTTTTTGGGAGCACTGGCGGTCGAGACTGGTGATACGTTGTGGCGAAACAAAGACAAGAGTCTTTTGGATGCAATTGGTGTCGACGGACGAGCTCAGCATTACATCACGGGCTACGCAACGACGTGTTACGTGAAGTGCAATGATCGGTATTTGTTCTTTGCGGGTCCTCAGCGTGAACGAATGGTGGTTGCGTCCACAGACGATGGGAGCCTCAAGTGGACCTACCCGGTAGGCAACCTGCAACTCGTGTTACGAGATGACGGCGTGTGGGCTGCGGGGCCTGAGAAAACAAATAGTGGCTTTCGGTTTGATTATGACACCGGCGAGGTGTTGGCGAAGTTTCCAGCAAGACGTGCTTGTACGCGAGCGACGGGTTGCGTCGACAGTATTTTTTATCGTGCCAGCGGCGGTACCGTCCGCGTGTTTACTGAGGAAAATCGGGCTCAACACATCGATCCAATGAGACCGCCCTGCCAAGATGGTGTACTTGTTTCGAACGGCATGTTGTATTGGGGGCCATGGATGTGTGGCTGTCAGTTGTCGCTGTACGGTAACATTGGGCTTGCAGCCGCCGGCAACCTTGGGAAGCCCGAAACGAGTGGCTCTCTCTATGCGGATGCCTTAGTCGCCAGTGGTGACGTCGAGAGCCTCACGAGACAAGTTGAACCTCTTGCTTCTCAACGATATGATTGGCCCACCTTGCAAGGCGATAATGCGAGGTCGAATCGAACGACGATCGCAGTGCCAAAAAGCGTAACAACAAGCTTTCAAGCGAAGTGTTCCTCAGGGCATCTTCCCACTGCTCCCGTTGTTGCGGGCGGATTGGTCTTCATAGCGGATCGATCGGGAACCGTTCGAGCTTTCGATCTCCAGGGCAATGAAGTGTGGAAGACTTACGTTGCTGGAGCCGTCTATTTTCCGCCAGCAATCGATCATGATCGATTGTATTTGGGCTCTGCGGATGGTCGTGTCTACGCTTTCGAAGCCAAGACAGGGCGCCAGTTATGGTCGTTCCGTGTTGCACCTGCTGATCATTGGATTGCGGTTTACGGTAAATTGATTTCTCGTTGGCCCGTGTCGGGGGGAGTTGTCGTGCAGGACGGTGTTGTTTACGCAGCGGCTGGTATCGCGCATTACGACGGCACCTATCTTGTTGCTGTCGATGCCATGACAGGCCGTTTGAAGGCGGCAAATATCTCTTCTGGTTCGGTTCAGCAAGAGGTGAACAATGGTATTAGTTTGCAGGGTGAATTGACGATCGTCGACGGTGAGCTGAGGTTCCTGGCCGGTGGTGTTTATGAAACAGCTCGCTACGATCTCGGCACGCTGGCATGTTTGAATTCTCCTCAGAAACAGGTTCACTCACAGTTTCGCACGGCGTTCTATCCGTATTATCCCAGTTACGGGAAATTCGTTTCGCTTGATGTGATGTGCCAGGATGGCTGCTCATTAACTCACGATGCGAGTTACGAGGGAAGTCAGTTCAGTAATTTAACGCTGCAAGAACCGCTTCCGCCCGGTGTCAACAAGCCGCGCAAAGAGGCAGCTCGCTGGATTCGAAACCGTGGGGGCCAACCTCCCAAAACGATCTGGCGCGATCAGGCGAATCGTCGATTCACTAGCTTTATCGTCTCGAATCAGCAGTTGCTCGCGACCGGCCACTCAGAAGCACATCCGGATCAACCATTCTTGGTGGCCATCGATATTGAGGACGGCAGCGATATTTGGTTGGTGCCTCTGCCGGCAGAGGCCGTCAAGGGCGGGACGGCCATCGATCAAGATGGACGCATTTTTGTCGCAACCGAAGACGGCACCTTGATTCACTTTTCGCCGGAGTCCTGA
- a CDS encoding aldolase catalytic domain-containing protein, whose protein sequence is MADKAPWITYRPELKVLDCTIRDGGLINNHQFTDEVVKAVYETCIAAGIDYMEIGYKNSPRVFSKADYGAWRHCDEDDMRRIVGDHDAEKTGLKLTAMADAEKSDWKDQIIPRDQSVLDMVRVAFYAHQVSEAVQMIEHCHEMGYETMANLMAVSNITEREIDTVLSAIKPTPAGTMVIVDSFGHLYREQIDMLYRKYFAAMEGTGKEIGIHAHNNMQLAFANTLEAIILGANRADATMMGLGRGAGNCPMELLLGFLRNPKFSLRPVIKLLRDQIDPLRDTVEWGALVPYNITGSLNLHPRSAMEFRTTEDKDDYLKFYDQIVSDA, encoded by the coding sequence ATGGCCGATAAAGCACCCTGGATTACCTATCGTCCGGAACTGAAAGTTCTTGACTGCACCATCCGTGATGGCGGACTGATCAACAACCATCAGTTTACCGATGAAGTCGTTAAGGCTGTTTACGAGACGTGCATCGCCGCCGGCATCGATTACATGGAAATCGGCTACAAGAATTCACCCCGAGTGTTTTCCAAAGCCGACTATGGTGCTTGGCGTCATTGCGACGAAGACGACATGCGTCGGATCGTCGGCGACCATGACGCCGAGAAAACCGGCTTGAAACTCACAGCGATGGCCGACGCAGAAAAGAGTGATTGGAAGGACCAAATCATTCCGCGTGACCAAAGCGTGCTTGACATGGTTCGCGTGGCGTTCTACGCCCATCAGGTTTCCGAAGCCGTGCAAATGATCGAACATTGCCACGAGATGGGCTACGAAACAATGGCCAATCTCATGGCCGTTTCGAATATCACCGAGCGTGAGATCGACACGGTGCTGTCGGCGATCAAACCCACACCGGCGGGCACAATGGTAATCGTCGATAGTTTCGGTCACCTCTATCGTGAACAAATCGACATGCTCTACCGCAAGTACTTTGCGGCGATGGAGGGAACCGGCAAAGAGATCGGGATTCATGCCCACAACAACATGCAACTCGCTTTCGCAAACACTCTAGAAGCGATCATTTTGGGAGCCAATCGAGCGGATGCAACGATGATGGGTCTGGGGCGAGGCGCAGGAAACTGCCCGATGGAACTGTTGCTGGGCTTCCTCCGCAACCCAAAATTCTCACTCCGGCCGGTGATTAAGTTATTGCGGGATCAGATCGATCCACTGCGAGATACAGTCGAATGGGGGGCGCTAGTTCCCTACAACATCACCGGATCTTTGAATCTTCACCCCAGATCGGCAATGGAGTTCCGAACCACCGAAGACAAAGACGATTACCTCAAGTTCTACGATCAAATCGTCAGTGATGCCTGA
- a CDS encoding metallophosphoesterase, with protein sequence MAISNNHPDGRIIAIGDIHGCSFALESLLDVIRPTLHDQIVCLGDVVDCGRETRNVLDTLLNLREQCQLTMILGNHEEMLLNAFDDSGLLSTWLNLGGYDTINSYRYAGTIADIPSDHIAFIREFRDFFETEGHIFTHANYDPELPLAEMPGHVLRWSLLEEPFPTPHRSGKVAIVGHTEQHNGEILDLEHVKCIDTCCHGYGWLTALDVNSGNYWQTSRWGAFREGETIDGLHQARSVLHS encoded by the coding sequence GTGGCAATTTCCAACAACCATCCGGACGGACGAATTATCGCCATCGGCGACATTCACGGCTGCTCATTCGCTCTGGAGAGCTTGCTTGACGTCATTCGGCCAACTTTACACGACCAGATTGTCTGCCTGGGTGATGTGGTTGATTGCGGTCGAGAAACGCGGAACGTGCTTGACACCTTGCTCAACTTGCGCGAACAGTGCCAGTTGACGATGATTCTTGGCAACCACGAAGAGATGCTGCTGAACGCATTCGACGACTCGGGGCTGCTGTCGACTTGGTTAAATTTGGGTGGATACGACACGATCAATTCCTACCGCTATGCAGGCACGATCGCCGACATTCCCTCGGATCACATCGCATTCATTCGAGAGTTTCGCGACTTTTTCGAAACTGAAGGGCACATCTTTACCCACGCGAACTACGATCCGGAGCTTCCGTTGGCGGAAATGCCCGGGCACGTGCTGCGTTGGTCACTCCTCGAGGAACCCTTTCCAACGCCTCATCGATCAGGCAAGGTCGCCATTGTCGGTCACACCGAACAGCACAATGGGGAGATTTTGGACTTGGAGCATGTCAAATGCATTGACACCTGTTGTCACGGATACGGCTGGCTCACGGCCCTGGATGTGAATTCCGGCAACTACTGGCAAACCAGTCGCTGGGGCGCGTTTCGCGAAGGAGAAACGATCGATGGTTTACATCAGGCCAGGTCAGTGCTTCACAGCTAA
- a CDS encoding DUF3127 domain-containing protein, whose protein sequence is MSEPNVRGVVHVIEDTKTFGQKGFRKRLVVLEQDKGRFTNYVPLEFVQEGCDTVDELKVGDEVDVTYRLNGRKWQRDESSEVKYFLNAEALQFKVVKKKDDSGSKPVPSSAQIDEDDEVPF, encoded by the coding sequence ATGAGTGAGCCAAACGTTCGTGGGGTGGTCCATGTCATCGAAGATACGAAGACCTTTGGCCAAAAGGGATTTCGTAAACGACTGGTGGTGCTTGAACAGGACAAGGGGCGTTTCACAAATTACGTGCCCTTGGAATTTGTTCAGGAGGGATGTGATACGGTTGATGAACTGAAGGTTGGTGATGAGGTCGATGTGACCTACCGGTTGAACGGCCGCAAGTGGCAGCGAGACGAAAGTAGCGAAGTAAAGTATTTTCTTAACGCTGAGGCACTACAATTCAAAGTCGTCAAGAAAAAAGATGATAGCGGCTCCAAGCCGGTGCCCTCATCAGCGCAAATTGATGAAGACGATGAAGTTCCGTTCTAG
- a CDS encoding CNNM domain-containing protein, translating to MTRRAIWCGTAVCLAVILITLSSPVLAIGPVQAAEGEIGQPQHFTMMVVYAVVALAFSFLCSVAEAVMLSVSPSYIANLRNSDGEKNAALLEKLKSNIDRSLAAILTLNTIAHTVGAGGAGAEAAAYYGEKYVGVAMAILTLLILFLSEIIPKTIGAIYWRRLAPVTGRFVQFLIWGLYPLIVVSELLTKLLARGKDPHGFSRDEFTAMVDLGAEAGKLHPTESRILTNLFRFPELCAEDIMTPRTVVFTLQQDLSVTEVLKSESELRFARIPIFASNRDEITGFVLKADILLNHYQHDGQAKLRDLKRDLRVVHERTRLSRVLDDMLDHRCHILLVVDDHGGMEGVVTLEDVVETLIGFEIVDESDAIDDMRKLARNQWAERIKRVGFEGPIDDQAPPTDD from the coding sequence ATGACACGACGTGCAATCTGGTGTGGAACAGCTGTTTGCTTAGCAGTAATTTTGATCACCCTGTCATCCCCCGTGTTGGCGATCGGTCCCGTTCAAGCCGCTGAGGGGGAAATTGGTCAGCCCCAACATTTCACAATGATGGTGGTTTACGCCGTCGTTGCCTTGGCCTTCTCGTTTCTCTGTTCCGTCGCCGAAGCGGTGATGCTTAGTGTTTCACCATCGTATATCGCAAATCTCCGCAACTCAGACGGTGAAAAGAATGCCGCACTCCTGGAAAAGCTGAAGTCAAACATCGATCGTTCTTTAGCAGCCATCCTGACCTTAAATACAATTGCCCATACGGTCGGCGCGGGCGGTGCAGGCGCCGAAGCAGCAGCTTATTACGGCGAGAAGTACGTGGGCGTCGCGATGGCAATCCTCACTCTCTTGATCCTGTTCCTCTCAGAAATCATCCCCAAGACAATTGGGGCGATTTATTGGCGTAGGCTCGCTCCCGTGACGGGCCGTTTCGTCCAGTTTCTAATCTGGGGTCTCTACCCCCTTATTGTCGTATCGGAACTCCTGACGAAGCTACTCGCCCGAGGCAAAGACCCGCATGGGTTTAGTCGCGACGAGTTCACTGCGATGGTTGATCTGGGAGCGGAAGCCGGCAAACTACACCCCACCGAATCACGCATTCTCACCAATTTATTTCGCTTTCCGGAACTCTGTGCCGAAGACATCATGACACCTCGCACCGTTGTCTTCACTCTCCAACAAGACCTAAGCGTCACAGAAGTCTTAAAATCAGAATCCGAGCTTCGTTTTGCTCGCATTCCGATCTTCGCGTCCAACCGTGATGAGATCACCGGATTCGTCTTAAAGGCTGACATCCTTTTGAATCACTATCAGCATGACGGCCAAGCAAAGCTTCGTGATCTAAAACGCGACCTACGTGTCGTTCATGAACGAACCCGACTCAGTCGAGTACTGGATGACATGCTTGACCATCGCTGTCACATCTTGCTGGTTGTGGATGACCACGGCGGCATGGAAGGCGTTGTCACACTCGAGGATGTCGTTGAAACCTTGATCGGATTCGAAATCGTCGACGAATCCGATGCGATCGACGACATGCGGAAACTCGCAAGAAATCAGTGGGCGGAACGGATCAAGCGGGTCGGTTTCGAGGGCCCGATTGATGACCAGGCCCCGCCAACCGACGACTAA